One genomic window of Salvia miltiorrhiza cultivar Shanhuang (shh) chromosome 4, IMPLAD_Smil_shh, whole genome shotgun sequence includes the following:
- the LOC131021354 gene encoding uncharacterized protein LOC131021354, giving the protein MSKTHLHFYRKRTSKTPLFTIMAAALLVGPPEIYQKPPKSTTVPVDVAMEADITASADVSGTGDAFVDLMVAEFNKTATYVPPLRGLTENRSPTFLSTGNPCLDFFFHIVPDTPPESLTNRLKLAWDQDPLKALKLVCNLRGVKGTGKSDKEGFYTAALWLHEHHPKTLAGNAAAFADFGYYKDLLEILFRVLEGAEARKLAKAMGELWKSRTHKGKSGIHKGRKRGVRFPRGVRSSTETAPLHGAKKSTSEEKRIERAKKVVERFNEDANFQFLHDRVSDLFAQRLRSDMEMLKLGKLNKISLAAKWCPSLDSSFDKITLLCETIAKKVFPRAEYAEYEGVEEAHYAYRVRDRLRKEVLVPLRKALELPEVYIGANDWGSLPYNRVASVAMKTYKSKFFKHDEERFKEYLEKVKSGKAKIAAGALLPHEIIASLNDEDDGGEVAELQWKRMVEDMAKVGKLSNCLAICDVSGSMCGIPMEVSVALGVLVSELSDEPWKGKLITFSANPQLQRVRGESLKEKTEFVRRMEWGMNTDFQKVFDVILKMAVKGKLKAEEMIKRLFVFSDMEFDQASMNPWETDYKAIVRKYREKGYGECVPEIVFWNLRDSRATPVPANQPGVALVSGFSKNLMKIFLEEGGEMNPVAVMEAAIAGKEYEKLLVLD; this is encoded by the coding sequence ATGTCAAAAACTCATCTACACTTCTACAGAAAGAGAACTTCTAAAACCCCCCTTTTCACAATCATGGCTGCCGCTCTTCTCGTCGGGCCACCGGAGATCTATCAAAAACCACCCAAATCCACAACCGTGCCCGTCGATGTCGCCATGGAAGCCGACATCACCGCCTCCGCCGACGTCTCCGGCACGGGCGATGCATTCGTCGACCTTATGGTCGCAGAATTTAACAAAACAGCAACCTACGTACCCCCTCTGAGGGGACTGACGGAAAATCGATCTCCGACGTTTTTATCGACGGGAAATCCGTGTTTGGATTTCTTCTTCCATATCGTCCCAGACACGCCGCCGGAATCCCTCACCAACCGCCTCAAGCTCGCGTGGGATCAAGACCCGCTCAAGGCTCTGAAGCTCGTTTGTAATCTCCGCGGAGTAAAAGGCACCGGCAAATCCGATAAAGAAGGTTTCTACACCGCCGCGCTATGGCTACACGAGCACCACCCCAAAACCCTCGCCGGCAACGCGGCCGCTTTCGCCGATTTTGGCTATTATAAGGATCTGCTGGAGATCCTCTTCCGCGTTCTGGAAGGGGCAGAGGCGCGGAAATTGGCGAAAGCGATGGGAGAGCTCTGGAAATCTCGAACGCACAAGGGGAAATCTGGAATTCACAAGGGGAGGAAAAGAGGCGTCAGATTCCCAAGAGGCGTCAGATCCTCAACAGAGACGGCGCCGTTACACGGTGCAAAGAAATCGACCTCTGAGGAGAAGAGGATCGAGAGAGCGAAGAAGGTGGTAGAGAGGTTTAATGAGGACGCTAATTTCCAGTTCCTGCACGATCGCGTGTCCGATCTCTTCGCACAGCGGTTGAGATCGGATATGGAGATGCTGAAATTGGGGAAGTTGAACAAAATCAGCCTCGCCGCGAAATGGTGCCCCTCTCTGGATTCGTCGTTCGACAAAATAACCCTGCTGTGTGAAACCATCGCGAAGAAGGTGTTTCCGAGGGCGGAATATGCAGAGTATGAAGGCGTGGAGGAGGCGCATTACGCGTATCGCGTGAGGGATCGTTTGAGGAAGGAGGTGCTCGTACCGCTGCGGAAGGCGCTGGAGCTGCCGGAGGTTTACATTGGAGCCAACGATTGGGGCTCTCTGCCTTACAACAGAGTGGCGTCTGTGGCTATGAAAACATACAAGAGTAAATTCTTCAAGCACGATGAAGAAAGGTTCAAGGAGTATCTAGAGAAAGTGAAGTCCGGCAAAGCCAAGATCGCTGCAGGCGCATTGCTTCCTCATGAGATAATCGCGTCGTTGAATGACGAAGACGACGGCGGTGAAGTCGCGGAGCTTCAGTGGAAGAGAATGGTGGAGGACATGGCCAAGGTTGGGAAATTGAGCAATTGCCTTGCAATCTGTGATGTTTCCGGGAGCATGTGTGGGATCCCGATGGAGGTTTCGGTGGCGCTAGGAGTTCTGGTGTCGGAGCTGAGCGATGAGCCATGGAAGGGGAAGCTAATCACCTTCAGCGCAAACCCTCAGCTCCAGAGAGTGAGAGGGGAAAGCTTGAAAGAGAAGACTGAGTTTGTGAGAAGAATGGAGTGGGGGATGAACACTGATTTCCAAAAGGTGTTTGATGTGATACTGAAAATGGCCGTGAAGGGGAAGTTGAAGGCGGAGGAGATGATAAAGAGGCTGTTTGTGTTTAGCGACATGGAATTCGATCAAGCTTCGATGAATCCGTGGGAGACGGATTATAAGGCGATCGTGAGGAAGTACAGAGAAAAGGGATACGGAGAATGTGTGCCGGAGATTGTGTTTTGGAATTTGAGGGATTCGAGGGCGACGCCGGTGCCGGCGAACCAGCCGGGGGTGGCGCTTGTGAGCGGCTTCTCCAAGAATCTGATGAAGATATTTCTTGAGGAGGGTGGAGAGATGAATCCGGTGGCGGTGATGGAAGCTGCGATTGCTGGTAAGGAATATGAGAAGCTACTTGTGCTGGATTGA